A window of the Pogona vitticeps strain Pit_001003342236 chromosome 4, PviZW2.1, whole genome shotgun sequence genome harbors these coding sequences:
- the LOC144588851 gene encoding uncharacterized protein LOC144588851, with translation MSAKKGPFRRCSACSGKLPFQDHHSLCLFCLGETHSPATCKHCKEFTKATLKSRQQRLKYFLWNRTLSASQPSDMESVQSVSTVRSEVTLVSSSPPSTSKEVSKKSSKGKSKKLPAGKKSSSEVPSSSSSAPTKKGSSKPAPKAKAKTKEITLVVPPVSASVPSPFLEESSRDRDSVSDLGAPIPPRQPPPVDLGKSPTVSQLDKLVAGAESIPLSPILTGRTTRSPSLLSESGRSVSPRPPRGRPTQPIEEPVPRRPASHSADDEPLPKKPRRRHKHRRGHRRRRDSSPSDSDYSRGRKRSHRRRRRRDSSTESSSTSRERRHRRKRTKYSYSSSSRSRSPRRSPLPKRPVDKGSKKPSAPKDAPVVPPDAPLQPQDGIPPCPKTAPSGSGIPPPPSSYPSEEDHAKEDSSDVEDDNESEVSLDVPIPGEPLPPEAANLKPSSPSEDFSSYTQMVARMAQALKLAVEQSPRREENLIFGDIEAERTHPVSLSFIPELMDLIKEFWEHPANATTISKRTENLYRIHGENTSFLLMHPAPNSLIVESSSTKTPAKGHPTPTSKEGRKLEILARRMYSMTTFTLRAVNYLVAMGAYQKQLWSRVLPALQTAPEDIRQLCLDTHAEALTVSKYQRLAARHVAEATSKNFASLITLRRHAWLRSANIVEDIKTRVENLPFDASGLFSQNTDENLESLHKSKKTAKSYSVQPQTKQFKPQWRPKYTSPSYQQPSTSTYRSYGGTSSQRPPQASSSSSVAFRPQPPRRKQSFKTSARKQKQYL, from the coding sequence atgtcagcgaaaaagggacctttccgccgctgttctgcttgctccgggaagctccccttccaggaccatcattccctctgccttttctgtctgggcgagacccattcgcccgccacttgcaagcattgcaaggaattcaccaagGCGACCTTAAAATCTCGTCAGCAACGCCTCAAGTATTTTCTGTGGAATCGCACTCTGTCAGCTTCGCAACCTTCAGACATGGAATCTGTCCAGTCGGTCTCCACTGTTCGTTCAGAGGTGACcttggtctcctcttcccctccatcgACATCTAAGGAGGTCTCCAAGAAGTCTTCCAAAGGAAAATCTAAGAAATTGCCTGCCGGCAAAAAGTCTTCCTCCGAGGTACCCTCTTCTTCATCCTCGGCACCGACGAAGAAAGGATCATCCAAGCCTGCGCCGAAGGCTAAGGCAAAGACCAAGGAAATTACCCTGGTCGTACCACCTGTTTCGGCGTCAGTGCCTTCTCCATTCCTCGAGGAGTCTTCTCGGGACCGGGATTCGGTCTCCGACTTGggcgcccccattccacctcgccaaccgcCACCGGTGGATCTGGGCAAgtcgcctacggttagccagctcgacaagctcgttgccggcgccgagAGCATACCGCTCAGCCCGATACTTACCGGGCGAACCACCCGATCCCCTTCACTCCTGTCGGAGTCGGGGCGTTCGGTATCTCCTCGCCCTCCACGGGGTCGACCTACCCAACCGATCGAAGAACCAGTCCCTCGGCGCCCAGCTTCTCACTCCGCCGACGACGAACCGCTGCCGAAGAAGCCCCGCCGTCGACACAAGCACCgtcgaggccaccgacgccgaagggactcctcaccgtccgactcagattacagtcggggtcggaagaggtcccaccggagacggcgaagaagAGATTCGTCCACCGAGTCCTCTTCGACCTCGAGAGaaaggagacataggagaaagagaaccAAGTACTCCTATTCCTCGTCCTCTCGCTCCCGGTCTCCACGTCGAAGCCCTCTCCCGAAGAGACCTGTGGATAAGGGCTCCAAGAAACCATCGGCGCCGAAAGACGCTCCTGTCGTCCCTCCTGATGCACCACTGCAACCTCAGGATGGGATTCCTCCGTGCCCGAAAACGGCACCCTCGGGCTCGGGAAtacctccccctccttcttcctatCCTTCCGAGGAAGACCATGCCAAGGAAGATTCCTCCGACGTCGAAGACGACAACGAGTCTGAGGTCTCCCTAGACGTCCCTATTCCGGGGGAGCCTTTGCCTCCAGAGGCAGCTAACCTTAAACCATCTTCTCCGTCGGAAGATTTTTCCTCCTACACTCAGATGGTTGCTCGTATGGCCCAAGCTCTAAAGCTAGCTGTCGAACAGTCTCCAAGAAGGGAAGAGAATTTGATCTTTGGAGACATTGAAGCGGAGAGGACACATCCAGTTAGTCTGTCCTTCATCCCAGAACTGATGGATCtcattaaggaattctgggagcatcctgccaATGCTACCACTATCTCCAAAAGGACTGAAAATCTGTACAGAATACACGGAGAAAAtacatcttttcttctcatgcatCCTGCTCCTAATTCCTTGATAGTGGAGTCTAGCTCTACCAAGACTCCAGCGAAAGGCCACCCTACACCAACcagtaaagagggaaggaagcttgaGATCCTGGCACGTCGCATGTATTCTATGACAACTTTCACCTTACGTGCTGTCAATTATCTGGTTGCTATGGGggcctaccaaaaacaactttggtctAGGGTTCTCCCGGCCCTTCAAACTGCGCCGGAAGATATACGACAACTCTGTTTGGATACACACGCTGAGGCCCTTACAGTGTCCAAATATCAACGACTTGCCGCCCGCCATGTCGCGGAAGCCACTTCTAAGAACTTTGCCTCCCTCATCACCTTGaggaggcatgcttggctgcgttCAGCTAACATTGTGGAGGACATTAAAACCAGGGTAGAAAACCTCCCCTTCGATGCTTCTGGTCTTTTCAGCCAAAACACCGATGAAAACCTGGAAAGTTTGCACAAGAGTAAAAAGACAGCCAAGTCCTACTCAGTGCAACCTCAAACTAAACAGTTCAAACCACAGTGGCGCCCTAAGTACACTTCCCCTTCCTATCAACAGCCATCCACCAGCACTTACCGTTCTTATGGAGGCACCTCTTCTCAGCGTCCTCCTCAGGCCTCATCCTCTTCCTCTGTAGCTTTCAGACCACAGCCACCTCGTAGAAAGCAGTCCTTCAAGACGTctgcaaggaaacaaaaacagtacctttga